One genomic segment of Arthrobacter sp. JZ12 includes these proteins:
- the topA gene encoding type I DNA topoisomerase, with protein MPTKATDKKPGKKLVIVESPAKSKTIAGYLGEGFEVTASMGHIRDLPQPSDLPAELKKSSLGKFAVDLEKDFEPYYVVSADKKKRVAELKAALKDASELYLATDGDREGEAIAWHLLEVLKPKVPVYRLTFPEITREAIQRAMEELRDLDIPMVDAQETRRILDRLYGYEISPVLWRKVARGLSAGRVQSVATRLVVERERERMAFRAASYWDLTGTFSPEDSAKGESFNAKLVSVDGTRVATGKDFTDRGELKTQNVALLNEASATALAEGLQQSAFEVRSVETKPYTRRPAAPFTTSTLQQEAARKLRFSSRVTMQVAQRLYENGYITYMRTDSPALSDQAINAARRQASELYGAEYVPDARRVYKGKSKNAQEAHEAIRPAGDSFRTPAQVAQQLQGDEFRLYELIWKRTVASQMADAKGSTASVRLGAVTADGKDAEFAASGTVITFRGFLAAYEEGRDASRDDEDRTDADDAGQGGRLPNLATGDALGVDSVQPVGHETSPPPRYTEASLVKVLEERGIGRPSTYAATISTIMDRGYVRTRGQALVPSWIAFSVVRLLEEHFHDYVDYDFTAELEEDLDRIARGEQGRVQWLNHFYYGDQSHTGLNTIVNDLGEIDARRINSVEIADGIVLRVGKFGPYLEKPLPADAPEGTEPQRANVPEDLAPDELTAEKAVELMNNPASEERVLGTDPETGRTIVARDGRYGPYVIELIPEPTAEELANQPVEYYKNGKPKPPKKPAKVKPRTGSLFKSMSIETVTLEDALKLMNLPRVLGQDAEGNEITVQNGRFGPYLKKGSDSRSIGSEEEIFTITLEQALEIYSQPKQRGARTAAPPLAEFGDDPVSEKPIVVKEGRFGPYITDGVTNITVPRSTAIEELTRETAVALLAEKRAKGPAPRKSGGRAPAKRKATARK; from the coding sequence GTGCCAACCAAGGCAACCGACAAGAAGCCCGGCAAGAAGCTCGTCATTGTCGAGTCTCCGGCCAAGAGCAAGACCATTGCGGGCTACCTCGGCGAGGGCTTCGAAGTAACTGCATCCATGGGGCACATCCGCGACCTGCCCCAGCCTTCCGACCTGCCAGCCGAGCTGAAAAAGAGCTCACTCGGCAAGTTCGCCGTGGACCTGGAAAAGGATTTCGAGCCTTACTACGTGGTCTCGGCCGACAAGAAGAAGCGGGTCGCCGAACTCAAGGCCGCCCTGAAGGACGCCAGCGAACTGTACCTGGCCACTGACGGTGACAGGGAGGGCGAGGCCATCGCCTGGCACCTGCTGGAGGTGCTCAAGCCCAAGGTACCCGTCTACCGGCTGACCTTCCCCGAAATCACCCGCGAAGCCATCCAGCGCGCCATGGAGGAGTTGCGGGACCTTGACATCCCCATGGTCGACGCACAGGAAACCCGGCGCATCCTCGACCGCCTCTACGGGTACGAGATCTCCCCAGTGCTGTGGCGCAAGGTGGCGCGGGGCCTGTCCGCAGGCCGAGTGCAGTCCGTGGCCACCCGCCTCGTGGTGGAAAGGGAGCGGGAGCGCATGGCGTTCCGCGCGGCGTCGTACTGGGATTTGACCGGAACGTTCTCGCCGGAGGATTCCGCCAAGGGCGAGTCGTTCAATGCGAAACTGGTGTCCGTAGATGGTACGCGGGTAGCAACGGGCAAGGACTTCACCGATCGCGGTGAACTCAAGACCCAGAACGTCGCCCTCCTCAACGAGGCGTCAGCCACGGCGCTCGCCGAGGGGCTGCAGCAGTCGGCCTTCGAGGTCCGCTCGGTCGAGACCAAGCCGTACACCCGCCGGCCGGCTGCGCCGTTCACCACCTCCACTCTCCAGCAGGAAGCCGCCCGCAAGCTGCGGTTCTCCTCTCGCGTGACCATGCAGGTTGCCCAGCGCCTGTATGAGAACGGCTACATCACGTACATGCGAACCGATTCGCCGGCCCTGAGCGACCAGGCGATCAACGCCGCCCGCAGGCAGGCCTCCGAGCTGTACGGAGCCGAGTATGTTCCGGACGCCCGCAGGGTCTACAAGGGCAAGTCCAAGAACGCGCAGGAAGCACACGAGGCCATCCGTCCCGCGGGCGATTCCTTCCGCACCCCGGCGCAGGTTGCGCAGCAGCTTCAGGGTGACGAATTCCGGCTGTACGAGCTGATTTGGAAGCGCACGGTCGCCTCCCAGATGGCGGATGCCAAGGGCTCGACCGCCTCGGTCCGCCTTGGCGCGGTCACCGCCGACGGCAAGGATGCCGAGTTCGCCGCGTCCGGAACGGTCATCACCTTCCGCGGCTTCCTGGCTGCCTATGAGGAAGGGCGGGATGCCTCCCGCGATGACGAAGACCGGACAGACGCCGACGACGCCGGACAGGGCGGCCGCCTGCCGAACCTCGCCACCGGCGACGCTCTGGGAGTGGACTCCGTCCAGCCCGTGGGGCACGAGACCTCGCCGCCGCCGCGGTACACGGAAGCGTCGCTCGTCAAGGTGCTCGAAGAGCGCGGTATCGGCAGGCCGTCCACGTACGCTGCCACTATCTCCACCATCATGGACCGGGGCTACGTCCGGACTCGCGGGCAGGCCCTGGTTCCGAGCTGGATTGCGTTCTCGGTGGTTCGCCTGTTGGAGGAGCACTTCCACGACTACGTGGACTATGACTTCACGGCGGAACTGGAGGAGGACCTCGACCGGATCGCCCGAGGCGAGCAGGGGCGGGTTCAGTGGCTCAACCACTTCTACTACGGAGACCAGAGCCACACCGGCCTGAACACGATCGTCAACGACCTCGGCGAGATCGACGCGCGGCGCATCAACTCGGTTGAAATTGCCGACGGCATTGTGCTTCGGGTCGGCAAATTCGGTCCCTACCTCGAGAAACCGCTGCCGGCGGACGCTCCGGAAGGAACGGAGCCGCAGCGCGCCAACGTGCCCGAAGACCTGGCTCCCGATGAGCTCACCGCAGAGAAGGCGGTGGAGCTCATGAACAACCCGGCTTCCGAGGAGCGGGTCCTGGGGACAGATCCCGAGACAGGACGCACCATCGTGGCGCGTGACGGCCGCTACGGACCGTACGTCATCGAGCTCATTCCCGAGCCGACGGCGGAGGAACTGGCCAATCAGCCGGTGGAGTATTACAAGAACGGGAAGCCGAAGCCGCCGAAGAAGCCTGCGAAGGTCAAGCCGCGCACCGGATCGCTCTTCAAGAGCATGTCGATCGAAACTGTCACGCTCGAAGACGCGCTCAAGCTGATGAACCTGCCCCGGGTCCTCGGACAGGACGCCGAAGGCAACGAAATCACCGTGCAGAACGGGCGCTTCGGCCCCTACCTGAAGAAGGGGTCCGATTCCCGTTCCATCGGATCGGAAGAGGAAATCTTCACCATCACGCTGGAACAGGCGCTCGAAATCTACTCACAGCCCAAGCAGCGTGGAGCCCGGACAGCTGCCCCGCCGCTGGCCGAGTTCGGGGACGACCCGGTGTCCGAGAAGCCGATCGTGGTCAAGGAGGGCCGTTTCGGTCCTTACATTACTGACGGCGTCACGAACATCACCGTGCCGCGATCGACCGCGATCGAGGAGTTGACCAGGGAGACGGCAGTGGCGTTGCTGGCGGAGAAGCGTGCAAAGGGGCCCGCTCCCCGCAAGTCGGGAGGTCGTGCACCGGCCAAGCGCAAGGCGACGGCGCGGAAGTAG
- a CDS encoding DUF7059 domain-containing protein encodes MTNFAAVPGAPRSDDQDLLDRLAADLRDINYTVDGVADLVGPDAYAALERDQPVPALLAARAAVDGAGGDHAAGGSQATRRLAAVVLVFLLGEALPPDVLAAALPQTTVAGLQTLNLLEEYDDGASLRAAVDLRPYSSDTGGEVWVASDLGSHVRPGVLRADHVLGIGQASLTLAQFAVRQPVQRALDLGTGCGIQTFHLLAHAGHVTATDISERALAMTRFNLLLNADALGIDPLNLDARVSLRLGSLLEPVAGETFDQVVSNPPFVITPRSAGEQAEDRFTYRDGGLAGDAIVATLISGLPSVLKPGGTAQLLGNWEIPQGASWQERITGWLEDTADAWVIQREQLPPTQYAETWLRDAAEQRDPARFAQRFSAYLADFASRAVEHIGFGYVWLRNAGGPANLRRFEEITYELEQPIGPHITAAVERHDWLGSCEDLSRVHLLVADDVTEERHQRPGAEHPGVILLRQGAGFRRTNLLSTELAGFMSACDGELSAGQIIGALAALLDRTDDDFRSGLIGDVRNLVAEGFLLPVKED; translated from the coding sequence GTGACGAACTTCGCCGCCGTACCCGGTGCCCCCCGAAGCGACGACCAGGACCTCCTCGATCGGCTCGCCGCCGACCTGCGGGACATCAACTACACGGTCGACGGCGTCGCGGACCTGGTCGGGCCGGACGCCTACGCGGCGCTTGAGCGGGACCAGCCCGTTCCCGCCCTGCTGGCGGCCCGCGCCGCCGTCGACGGCGCCGGCGGTGACCATGCCGCCGGTGGCAGCCAAGCAACCCGACGACTGGCCGCCGTCGTGCTGGTGTTCCTGCTGGGGGAGGCGCTGCCTCCTGACGTCCTCGCCGCCGCCCTGCCGCAGACCACGGTTGCGGGACTGCAGACCCTGAACCTGCTGGAAGAGTACGACGACGGCGCGTCCCTCCGCGCGGCGGTGGACCTGCGCCCCTACTCCTCGGATACCGGCGGTGAGGTGTGGGTCGCGTCGGATCTGGGTTCGCATGTGCGTCCGGGCGTGCTGCGCGCCGACCACGTGCTGGGGATCGGGCAGGCCTCCCTTACCCTTGCCCAGTTCGCCGTGCGGCAACCCGTGCAGCGGGCGCTGGATCTGGGAACCGGCTGCGGAATCCAGACCTTTCACCTGCTGGCTCACGCAGGGCACGTCACAGCAACCGACATCTCTGAGCGGGCACTCGCCATGACCCGGTTCAACCTGCTGCTCAACGCCGATGCGCTCGGAATCGATCCGCTCAACCTTGACGCCCGTGTCTCCCTGAGGCTGGGCAGCCTGCTGGAGCCGGTGGCTGGGGAGACCTTCGATCAGGTGGTGTCCAACCCGCCATTCGTCATCACGCCGCGCAGCGCCGGCGAACAGGCCGAGGACCGCTTCACCTACCGCGACGGCGGCCTCGCTGGGGACGCGATCGTCGCCACACTGATTTCCGGCCTCCCCTCGGTGCTGAAGCCCGGCGGGACGGCCCAACTGCTTGGTAACTGGGAGATTCCGCAGGGCGCCTCGTGGCAGGAACGGATCACCGGGTGGCTGGAGGACACCGCTGACGCCTGGGTGATCCAGCGCGAGCAGCTTCCGCCCACGCAGTACGCCGAGACCTGGCTGCGCGACGCCGCCGAGCAGCGGGACCCCGCACGTTTCGCCCAGCGCTTCAGTGCGTATCTCGCGGACTTCGCCTCACGCGCCGTGGAACACATCGGATTCGGGTACGTGTGGCTGCGTAACGCCGGTGGGCCGGCGAATCTTCGGCGCTTCGAAGAGATCACCTACGAGCTCGAGCAGCCCATCGGCCCGCACATCACCGCGGCCGTGGAGCGCCACGACTGGCTTGGCTCCTGCGAGGATCTGTCGCGCGTGCACCTGCTGGTAGCCGACGACGTCACCGAGGAGCGGCACCAGCGCCCGGGCGCCGAGCACCCGGGCGTGATCCTCCTTCGCCAGGGTGCCGGATTCCGGCGGACCAATCTGCTCAGCACCGAACTGGCCGGCTTTATGTCAGCGTGCGACGGCGAACTCTCCGCCGGGCAGATCATCGGTGCCCTTGCCGCGCTGCTGGACCGGACGGATGACGATTTCCGAAGCGGCCTTATCGGGGATGTACGCAATCTCGTGGCCGAGGGCTTCCTTCTTCCGGTGAAGGAAGACTGA